In Deltaproteobacteria bacterium, the genomic window CGTCGCCACCATCGGCATGGACGTCAAATCGGGCATACCGCGCTTCGACTTCGACTACGACTATCTCTGGGACGGCATCAGCCTCATCATCGTCGCCCTGGGCCTGTTCGGCATACCCGAGATCATCGACCTGGCGAGCCGCAAGACCAGCATCGCCGAGCACGAAGAGCTCGGCAGCGGATTTCTCGACGGGATCAAGGACGTCTTCCGCCATTGGTGGCTGATGGTGCGCTCGTCCGCCATCGGCGCGTGGGTGGGGTTCCTGCCGGGCCTGGGGAGCTCGGTGGCGGACTGGTTCGCCTATGCCCACGCCGTGCAGACCGAGAGGAACACCGAGAACTTCGGCAAGGGCGACATCCGCGGGGTGATCGCACCGGAGGCCTCCAACAACGCCAAGGAAGGCGGCGGCTACATCCCCACCCTGGCCTTCGGCATCCCTGGAAGCACCTCCACGGCGCTGATCCTCACCGCCTTCGTGGCGGTGGGCATCAAGCCAGGACCGGACATGCTGACCACCCAGCTCGACCTCACTTTCGCGGTGATCTGGACGCTGGTGATCGGCAACGTCCTCGCCGTGGCGCTGTGCGGGCTCCTCGCCAAGCCCATGGCCCGGGCCTGCTTCATGCCGTTCCACAGCATCGTGCCGCTGGTGGCGGTGTTCGTCTTTATCGGCGCCTTCGCCGCCAACTTCAGCGTCAACGACCTGCGGGCGTTGCTGGTGTTCTCGCTGCTGGGCTTCATGATGCGGCGACACGGCTGGCCGCGGCCGCCGCTGCTGCTGGGGGTGGTGCTCGGCACCAAGATGGAAACCTACCTGTGGCTTTCCTACACCCGCTACGGATTCGAATGGCTGTTGCGCCCGGCGGTGATCATCCTGCTGCT contains:
- a CDS encoding tripartite tricarboxylate transporter permease; its protein translation is VATIGMDVKSGIPRFDFDYDYLWDGISLIIVALGLFGIPEIIDLASRKTSIAEHEELGSGFLDGIKDVFRHWWLMVRSSAIGAWVGFLPGLGSSVADWFAYAHAVQTERNTENFGKGDIRGVIAPEASNNAKEGGGYIPTLAFGIPGSTSTALILTAFVAVGIKPGPDMLTTQLDLTFAVIWTLVIGNVLAVALCGLLAKPMARACFMPFHSIVPLVAVFVFIGAFAANFSVNDLRALLVFSLLGFMMRRHGWPRPPLLLGVVLGTKMETYLWLSYTRYGFEWLLRPAVIILLLLVAASLCYPMLKARRERQQRAAGPGENKT